GTCTTCTTTTTTTAGCCCACCAGGGAGTTCAATTTCCAGCACATACCGATCAGCATACTCAAAAATATCAAGCGCCGGAACCGCCAACGCGTGCGGCGACCCTGTAAGGCGTGTCAAATACTCCTGAATAAGCGAATCATCCGTATGCGGAAAGCGACCAATCCCACTGGCACCATAAAAGGCCATACACGCACCCTTCCAATCACCTTGAGCCTAAAAGCGTCGCCACTTTACTACAATTCCACTCCACTGGCTACGACTGAATACACACGTTGCGGGCGTGGCAAATACCACACATGCAACGGCATTTGCCACGCCAACAGCACAACGTGCCCGCCAAATGATCTCACGTAAACAATGTTAAATCAACACATTAACAATATGGCATTCCATTTGAAAACACCTATGCCAGCACATTACATTATGAGGAGGTTTTCCATGAGTTATTTGAACATTCTCAACGGAATGGACATGCTGATGAAGGATTTTGACTTCGCGGTGCGCCCTCGCACAAGTCGAAATCTCAACGGATACGACACAACGTACCCCGCAATGAACTTGTATGAGGACGAAGAGGCCTACTGCGCTGAACTTTCGTGTCCAGGAATTGCCAAGGAAAATATCGACATGAACGTCAACAAAAACATGCTGACAGTCGAACTGGAACGAAAGCCCATCTCCGAAGAAGGGGTTGAATATAGCCGCCGCGAAAGACGAATCGGAAAATTTAAGCGCAGCATAACCCTAAACGGAGATATCGACACGGAAAAGATAAGCGCTCACTACATTGATGGCATTCTCAAAATCCGTATCCCCAAAGCTGAGCACACAAAAGCTCGCAAAATTGCGATTTCGCAATAAATAATAAAGGAGGGCTCCCATGAGCGAACATACACTGGCCACAATACATTCAGCAGGTACTGACATGACGCAACACGAAGAATCTGCTTCAATAACCAAAAAAGGCGATACAAAACCAGCATTACCATTTGTCGACATCCTGGAATACAGTGATCACCTTACACTGGCGTTTGATTTGCCTGGTGTCGCACGCGAAAACCTTGCCATCAGCGCAGAAGGCGACACACTGACGATTAGCGCGACATTAGCACATGAAACGCGGCCTGAATGCCATCACCGCGAATTTACACCGCGTGACTTTTACCGCCAGTTCCGTATTAACAGAAAGTTCGATCTCGGACGGATTCAGGCAAAATACGAAAATGGCGAACTTTTGCTTACCATTCAAAAATCACCCGACGAAAAACCGCGCAAAATCACCATTCAGTAGCATAAAAAATGGCGCACCCTGATACCTCAAGGTGCGCCACTATATTTATTAGACAACTATTCACTCTAACCTCGCGGAACATCCCACTGGCTCGTAAGTTTATTTACTTCCACACCAAGCAATCCATCGACCGCTTCAACAACGGCCACCATATCACTCTTAGAAAGCATAATTGGACCACCATTGCTGGCTTGCTTCGCGCTATCCAAGGAAACAGCATTGGATAGCGAAGTAATAATAAGACCTGGTATGTCAGCTAGGTTTGTGTTGCTCTTGACCCGCTCTAAAAGCTCCTGTCCATCCATTTGCGGCATCTCAAGGTCAGTCAGAATAAAGTCAATTTGCAAATCTTTTCGTGTTTCAAGGATGCGATACGCTTCGACACCATTTTCCGCACCAACAACATTATAGCCAACTGTCGTAAAGACTTTTTCGGCAAAATCACGTGAAAAAACAGAGTCGTCAACCACTAATACGCGGAAATTCTCCCGTTCTTCAGAATAAAGCGCCTCAAAACGGCTGATATCTGGAAGCATTTTTGAGCGTCCAATTTTAGCTAAAATTGTTTCGAAGTCGAGCACCATAATCAAATGCCCTTGCAGACTGATAATACCCGCAATAAATTCAGCACTCTCTTTATCGATCTTATCGGGAACTTTGACATCATCCCAACTCAAGTGGTGAATTTTCTTAATTCCACTCACAAGAAATCCGTTAAAATTATCACTTAGTTCGGTAACGATAACTACTTCATTTTGCGATCCCTCGCTGGATAAGCCCAACCATCCGGGCAGGTCAATCAGCGGAATGAGGGTGTCGCGCAAGTTAAAAAGCCCTACAATAGCCGGATCGGTATCAATGATTTTAGTAAAAGCAGGACGCTTGATAATTTCCTTAACGCGGATAACGTTAATCGCAAATGACTTCTCGACGCGTTCGCCATTTTCATCATGGTCAATGTAAAATTCGAGTATTTCCAATGGACGCTTGCGAATTCCACTCCCCGACGATTGCACTCCACTACCAGACACGTTCGGACTCATACTTCACCGCCCTTCGTCTTTAGCTGCTGCGGGGGCAATTGCCCTTGCAGCATTATACGCTTCGAAACCATTGACCGCTCTCTCCCAGTCAGAAAAAAAGAGCCGTACACGTACCATGTCGGCCTGTATTTGGGTAATCAGCTCATCAGCACTGCTAAACTTGATTTCGTCACGAATCCGCAAAGCAAATTGAACTTCCATATCAAGCGTATAAATATCTTGATCAAAATCCAGAATATGCGTTTCGATTGATACGTGAGTCCCCTGCGAAAAAGTCGGCTTCTGGCCGATATTCGTCACCGAAGGAAAAAACTTATTCCCGATTTTACTGAGCGTAGCATAAACGCCATTCTTGGGCAAAAGTTCGTGTGAACATGACAGGTTCGCTGTGGGAAAACCAATTCCACGCCCCCGCCCATCACCATGCACAACCTGACCAAAAAGTGAATAGAGTCGCCCCATACAGCGTGGCACAAGATCAACCAAGCCCTCGGCAACCAAAGCGCGAATGCGGCTAGAGCTTACCACTTTTCCATCTTCAACGTGCGGCGGCACCACCTCAAAAGCAAATCGACCCGCCTGTTGCTGCGCTTCAAAATAGGCAATATCGCCTTGGCGATCTTTGCCGAAAGCATAATCATAGCCAACAATAATCTTGGTCACGCGCAGTCGATCAACCAGCAGCCGTAAGAAATCGTCAGGCGTTAATGAGGCAAACAAGGCATTGAATGATTGAATAATTAACACA
This Chrysiogenes arsenatis DSM 11915 DNA region includes the following protein-coding sequences:
- a CDS encoding bifunctional riboflavin kinase/FAD synthetase produces the protein MQIFYSIHEVTTDFPAPVLTIGNFDGVHVGHQKIFQALTRSADEIGGTSLCLTFEPHPLKVLRPEGIRLLIPREEKIRAIAASGIDVLIIQSFNALFASLTPDDFLRLLVDRLRVTKIIVGYDYAFGKDRQGDIAYFEAQQQAGRFAFEVVPPHVEDGKVVSSSRIRALVAEGLVDLVPRCMGRLYSLFGQVVHGDGRGRGIGFPTANLSCSHELLPKNGVYATLSKIGNKFFPSVTNIGQKPTFSQGTHVSIETHILDFDQDIYTLDMEVQFALRIRDEIKFSSADELITQIQADMVRVRLFFSDWERAVNGFEAYNAARAIAPAAAKDEGR
- a CDS encoding Hsp20/alpha crystallin family protein, whose translation is MSEHTLATIHSAGTDMTQHEESASITKKGDTKPALPFVDILEYSDHLTLAFDLPGVARENLAISAEGDTLTISATLAHETRPECHHREFTPRDFYRQFRINRKFDLGRIQAKYENGELLLTIQKSPDEKPRKITIQ
- a CDS encoding chemotaxis protein CheV encodes the protein MSPNVSGSGVQSSGSGIRKRPLEILEFYIDHDENGERVEKSFAINVIRVKEIIKRPAFTKIIDTDPAIVGLFNLRDTLIPLIDLPGWLGLSSEGSQNEVVIVTELSDNFNGFLVSGIKKIHHLSWDDVKVPDKIDKESAEFIAGIISLQGHLIMVLDFETILAKIGRSKMLPDISRFEALYSEERENFRVLVVDDSVFSRDFAEKVFTTVGYNVVGAENGVEAYRILETRKDLQIDFILTDLEMPQMDGQELLERVKSNTNLADIPGLIITSLSNAVSLDSAKQASNGGPIMLSKSDMVAVVEAVDGLLGVEVNKLTSQWDVPRG
- a CDS encoding Hsp20/alpha crystallin family protein — protein: MSYLNILNGMDMLMKDFDFAVRPRTSRNLNGYDTTYPAMNLYEDEEAYCAELSCPGIAKENIDMNVNKNMLTVELERKPISEEGVEYSRRERRIGKFKRSITLNGDIDTEKISAHYIDGILKIRIPKAEHTKARKIAISQ